The Planctomycetota bacterium genome segment TGACTACACGCGAACCATTTTGCCAGTTCGCACCGATTGGGTCTGCTTCTGACACAGTTCGAGCGCATCGAGCGCCAGCGCCCCGGACAGCAGCTCCGACGGCTTGTTCTGCTTGGCCGACTTCACGGCCTCGGTCAACTCGGCCACGAACGCATCGACCGCCGGCAGCTTGGGTTGAATGACTTGCCCCTTGGGACCGAGGATGGTGAACGGGATGTTCATCGTCGGCTTGTCCGAAACCACGGCAAAGTCATAGACCAGCGTGGCCCCTTCCAAGTGGATCTCAAAGCCGTGCGTGAACGAGCGCCCCTGCGGCCCGATCACGCCGCCGCTGGCCGTGACGGCCAGATCGGGATAGAGGAACTGCGTCTCGAAGAACTCGACCACGTCGTCGCGCAGCCGACCGGTGCTGAACAGGGACTGGGGCATGCCGCACAACAGGCGAATGAAGTGGGCGTCGTGAATGTGCAGATCGACCAGCGGCCCGCCGACCTGATCGGGATTGAAAAAGTCTTTCAACCAGTGCGGCTCGGCAATTACCCGCTTGAAATGTCCGCCGAGCAGCCGGCCATACTTACCGCTTTTGATCAACTGGTAAGCGTGGGCATACTCGGGAAAGAACGGCAGCACCTGGCCGATGAGCAATTGCCGGTTGGCGCGGCGGGCGGCGTCGACCATCTGCTTGCCTTCCTTGACGTGCAGGGCGATCGGCTTTTCGACCAGCACGTGCTTGCCCGCGGCCAAGGCGGCCTTGGTTACCTCGGCGTGCAGCGAAGGCGGCAGACAGACATCGATCAGGTCGATCTTCGAATCGTCCAGCAGCATCCGCCAATCTTCGTAGCAATCGAGCGCCGACAAATCCATCATCTGGCCCGGCGGGCCGAAGTTCCCCTTGATCGAGCGCCAATCGCCGGCCAGTTTCTTCTTGTCGCGCGTGGCAATGGCGGCAACCCGCGCCCCGCGCACCTTCTCGTAGGCGAGGTAATGAATCATCCCCATGAAGCCGATGCCAACTATTCCGACTCGCAGCATTTGCACAACTCCGATCTGATACGTGACTTACGACTTTGCTCGACTTCCACAAATTGGGCGGTTTTTACAAGTTCCATTGAATTCCTGGCGCATTTTCATTTGGCCAAAGCACTTGCCCAGACCAGTCACCAGGAGATTCTGGCGATGCGCTTATTACGA includes the following:
- a CDS encoding Gfo/Idh/MocA family oxidoreductase, with the protein product MLRVGIVGIGFMGMIHYLAYEKVRGARVAAIATRDKKKLAGDWRSIKGNFGPPGQMMDLSALDCYEDWRMLLDDSKIDLIDVCLPPSLHAEVTKAALAAGKHVLVEKPIALHVKEGKQMVDAARRANRQLLIGQVLPFFPEYAHAYQLIKSGKYGRLLGGHFKRVIAEPHWLKDFFNPDQVGGPLVDLHIHDAHFIRLLCGMPQSLFSTGRLRDDVVEFFETQFLYPDLAVTASGGVIGPQGRSFTHGFEIHLEGATLVYDFAVVSDKPTMNIPFTILGPKGQVIQPKLPAVDAFVAELTEAVKSAKQNKPSELLSGALALDALELCQKQTQSVRTGKMVRV